The Nocardia sp. NBC_00508 nucleotide sequence GACCGGAGCAGCAGTTCGGTCGAGGTCAACGGAAACAGCGTCAGACCGGCGCCGCCCGGACGGGACGCGAGAACCGTTCCTGACGGCAGGCTCTCGAACTCCGGCGGCGGTGTGTAGAACGGATCGCCCAGCGGCGTGGGCAGAATCCCGCTGTACTCGCGCGAGGGGGTGAGGAACTGCTCGATCGGATTCGCCTGCGCCGGCGTCCCGACCGCACTCACCGCCACAGCGCCGAGCAGCGCCACAACCAATCGGGCAGACCGCCCGCGCAGCAACATTCGCATCATCCCGCCCACCCGCCGATTCCTTGTCCGGAAGCACGAACCGGCCGGCATTGTGGCGGCCATCCGGAACCTTGCGGTGCCCATACTTACCGTGGCTCGAGACGCTTCGCACGCCCGACACGCGCCCTCGGCCGACCGGGCGCGCTTCACTTCGCGAACGATCAGGGCAGCAGCGCGCGAACGGTGTCGATGGTGTCCGCCTCGGCGGGCTCCTTGTCCGGCCGGTAGCGCACCACGCGGGCGAATCGCAGTGCGACGCCGCCGGGATAGCGCGGGCTGACCTGGACCCCGTCGAGGGCGATCTCGACGACCAGCCGCGGCCACAGGTACACGGTGTGCTGATCGCGGGAACGCTCGTGGCGCGGGAACTCGGCCGTCTGCCAGTGCAGGAGCGCATCGGTGAGTCCCTTGAAGGTCTTGCCCACCATGACCGGGTCGCCGGTGTCCGGATCGCGTGCGCCCAGGTGCAGATTCGAGAGGTAGCCCGTGCGGCGGCCGTAGCCCCACTCCGCGCCGAGCACGACCAGGTCGAGGGTGTGCGTCGGCTTGATCTTCTGCCAGCCCCGGCCGCGCCTGCCCGCCGCGTACGGCGCGGTCAGCGACTTGATCATCACGCCCTCGTGCCCTGCGGCGAGCGCGCCGTCGAAGTATTCGGCGGCCGCCTCGGCATCCGGCCGCAGCAGCGCGGGAATGCTGTGCTCGCCGGCCACTTTCGTCAGCGCGGCCCGCCGCTCCGACAGCGGAGCGTCGAGCAGGTCCCGGCCATCCAGGTGCAGGCAGTCGAAGAAGTACGGGTGCAGCAGCAGTTCGCGGGTGGAACTCACCTCGGCGAAACGGCTCATGGTCTCCTGGAACGGACGCGGCCGCCCGGCGTCGGTGAGCGCCAGCGTCTCCCCGTCCAGCACCACGCTCGTGCAGTCCAGACCGGAGACCAGGTCGACCAGCTCCGGAACACCCCCGGTGATGTCGCGCAACGTCCTGGTGAACACCCGGACCTGATCCCCGTTTCGGTGCACCTGGATGCGGGCGCCGTCCAACTTGTGCTCGATGCTCACCTCGCCCTCGAATTCGAGCAGCGCCTCGTCCAGCGTCGCGCCGGGCGAGGCGAGCATGGGCTGGATCGGACGCCCCACCTCGAGCCGGAACTCGGCGAGCGCGGCGGCGCCGCCGGTCAGCGCGGCGGCGGCGGTGACCGGCAATTGGCCCGACAGCATGTACGCCCGGCGCACCAGGTCGGGCGGCACCTCGGCGGCGATCGCCACGGATTCGGCGACGACAGCCGTCAGCGCGCCCTGGCGCAACTCTCCGGTGAGCAGCCGCAGCAGAAAGCCCTGCTCGTCCGCGGTGGCGGCGGACCACAGCGCCGTGAGCAGTTCTCTGCGGCGCGCCGCCGAGCCGGGACCGGAGGTCTCGGCCAGATCGCTCAGCGCGGCATGCACCGCGGAAACCGTCAGCGTCGCCACGACCGCCGGTGGGTGGTCCAGGGCGGCGAGTGTGCGCCAGCCCGTCCCGATCCGCCCCTGCGGAAGTTCGCCGGATACCCAGGCGACCACCGGCGCCAGCTCCTGCGCCGCGGCCGAGGTCAGCAACCCCGCCAGCGTGGCGATCTTCGTCTTCCGTGACCTGGTCGCCCGAACCGTCTCCGAGGCCAGGACGACATCCGAGAACAACACCCTGCCGACGGTAGCCGCCGGGTATGACACCCACGTAGGAACCCGAGTGCTAATCCTCCCTTGGCACGGATGCGAAACCGCCCATAAGCTGGGCGCATGGCCAAGACTTACGTTGGGGCGCGGCTGCGTCAGCTGCGGACCGAACGCGGGCTGAGCCAGGTCTCGCTGGCGCAGCAGCTGGAGATCTCGGCGAGCTACCTCAACCAGATCGAACACGACGTGCGCCCGCTGACCGTACCGGTCCTGCTGAAGATCAGCGACGTGTTCGGCGTCGACGCGACCTTCTTCGCCGCCCAGGACGACACCCGGCTCATCGCCGAGTTGCAAGAGGTGGTCATGGACCAGGAGCTGGGTATCGGGGCCGACGCCCAGGAGATCGCGGACATCGTCTCGGCGCATCCGAGCATGGCCCGCGCGCTGGTCAACATGCACAACCGCTACCGCAACACCTCCGCGCAGCTGGCTGCCGCGACCGAGGACCGGTTCGCCGACGGCGCGGGCAGCGCGGCCATCAGCAAGCCGCATGAAGAAGTGCGCGATTACTTCTATCAGCGCCAGAACTACATCCACGAGTTGGACACGGCCGCCGAGGACCTCACCGCCCGCATCCGTTTCCACGGCGGCGACGTGAACAGCGAGGTCGCCAGGATGCTGCGCGCGCACGACGTGCGGATCATCGAACGCATCGACCTCGGCGAGGGCGTGCTGCACCGCTACGACCCGGAGACCAGGAACCTGGAGATCGCACCCCATCTGTCCGGCGGGCAGCGCACCTTCAAGCTGGCCGCCGAACTGGCCTACTTCGAATGCGGCGAACTGCTGGAAAAACTGGTCGAGGAGGGCAATTTCGCCTCCGAAGACGCCCGCACGCTGGCCATGCTGGGCCTGGCCAACTACTTCGCCGCAGCTACGGTGCTGCCGTACACACACTTCCACGAGGTCGCCGAGGATTTCCGCTACGACATCGAGCGGCTCTCGGCGTTCTTCACCCAGAGCTACGAGACCATCTGTCACCGGCTCTCTACGCTGCAACGACCGTCGCTGCGCGGCGTCCCGTTCTCGTTCGTCCGGGTCGACCGGGCGGGCAATATGTCCAAGCGCCAGTCCGCCACCGGTTTCCACTTCTCCTCCAGCGGCGGGACGTGTCCGCTGTGGAATGTCTACGAGACCTTCGCCTACCCCGGCAAGATCATGACGCAGATCGCCCAGATGCCCGACGGCCGCAAGTACCTGTGGGTGGCCCGTACGGTGGAGCGCCGTGCCACCCGCTACGGTCAGCCGAGCAAGACCTTCGCCATCGGCCTCGGCTGCGAACTGCGCCACGCCGGCCGCGTGATCTACGCCGACGGCATAGATCTCGACGAAGTGCAGCCGACGCCGATCGGCGCGGGCTGCCGGGTCTGCGAGCGCGCCAACTGCCCGCAGCGCGCGTTCCCGCCCCTTGGCAAGGTGCTCGACATCAGTGAACACCGCAGTTCGGTTTCGCCATACGTGTTGAAGTAGTCGCACCGCCACCGCTCGATCGCGAGTCCCCGAACGCGAAGGTTGTCGTCATGGCGCGAGAAGAGAATTCGCGCTACCTCGATGCAGGCTGCACCGCCCGCGGGACACGCAGGCCGACCATCGTCAGACCGAGGGCGGCGACGAGCAGCAGCGCCAAGATCCCGGCGAGCACCACGAAGCCGTGCGGCGCGGCAGCCGCGGCGACGAGCGGGCCGATGGTGGCGCCTACGTAGAAACTGAACATCGCGACCGACATTGCGGCGGCGCGGGATTCGCCGCCCAGTTCGCCCGCGCTCTGCAATGCCGCTGGAGCGGTGATGCCGACGCCGCCGACCAGGATGGCGAGCAGGACGGTCAGCACGGCGGGATGCGTTCCCTCGAAGGCCGCCCCCACTATCGCGGCCGCGGACAGCAGCACGCCGAGCAGGATCTGACCATGTTTGGACAGCCGGGCCAGCGGTACCGCGACGAACGGCAGCGCGATCATCACCGGCAGCGCGCCCGCGCGCAGCGCGAGCAGTTCGGCCGAGTTATCGACCACGCCGGTCAATTCGATGCGGTGTAGACCCCGACCATCACGGCCATGCTCAGCGCACCCGCGGCCAGGAGCGGCAGCAGCGGACGGATCCGCAGCACCGCGGGAATCGCGGCGTAGCTGTGCCGCAGCGGCCGGCCCCGCCCAGCTGGCACGTCGGGCAGCAGCATGGTGCGCAATACCAGCGCCAGTACGGCGAAAACAATTGCGGATGCGATGAATACGGTGCGCCAGGGGAATGCGCCGACCATCGCCTGCGACACGATCTGCGCGATCACCGTCGCCGCGAGGAACGCCGTGGATACCGACATGATGGCAACCGCGCGGTGCGCGGGGGCGAGGCGAGTAGCCACGTAGGCCATGATCGCGGGCGGCATCGAGCCGACCGCAAGGCCCTGGACGACCCGCAGGCCGACGGCCAGCGGCGCGTTGGCCGCCAGCCCGGTCAACAGGGTTACCGCCGCGGCGACCAGCATCCCGGTGACCAGCACCCGGCGGTGACCATAGCGGTCGGACAGCGGACCGAAGAGGACGAAGCCGCCCGCGTATCCGAAGGCGAACGCGCTGATGATCCAGGTCATCACGGCCGAGCCGACGCCCCAGTCGGCTTGCATCGCGGTGAAAAGCGGTATCGGGACATACATCTGGCCGGTGGCCAGCAGGGCGGACAGGACGAAGAAGGGCAGGGTGCGTCCGGTGTGGGCACGCGACGACAGACCGCGGGTCGGCGTCCCGGCCACGGGCTGGAGGGTGGGCATTGCCATGCGTCGAAGGTAGGTCCGCCACGCGTTTCTGTCAACCAAATAGTTGGTTTAACAGACTGGTAGAGTGTTTCCCATGACGGCCACGATGAAACGCAGTGACGCGACCAGGCAGGCTCTGTTGCGCGCCGCTCGCGACGAATTCGCGCAGTACGGGCTGGCCGGTGCCAGGGTCGACCGCATCGCGGAGGCGGCGGGCGTCAACAAGGAACGCATCTACGGGCTGTTCGGCAGCAAGGACAAGCTGTTCGACGTCATCCTGATCGAGACCCTGCGCGAGTTCATCACCGTGGTCGAACCGCTGGCCGACACCGAACCCGGCGTGTATGTCGGCAAGCTGTTCGATTACCACAGGAATAATCCCCAACTGTTGCGGCTGATGCTGTGGGAGGCGCTGCACCGCGGCGCGGACGCGCACGACATCGATGGCTGGCGCGCCCAGCACTACGTACGCAAATCAGACCGCGCCCAAGAGCAATTCGACGTGGACTCCACCGACGCGGGCCGCCTGCTGCTCGCGTTGTGCGGCCTGGCCAACTGGTCGCTCGCGGTGCCGCAGACCACCAGGCTGCTGCTGGGCGAGACCGCGGAGGACACCGACGCCACCCGGCAATTCCTGATGGAGTTCGCCAGGGCCGCGATGCGGCGCGAGTCGGCCGTCGGCGAGTACGAGGCGCGCCTTCCGGAAGTCGAGCTGGTCAAAGACTTGACCACCGATAAAGGGCAGTCCGATGTGGACCGGGCCGCCGCTCGCCTCCGTGAGGCCCAATCAGCGGCCGAAGCCGCGCGCGACGAACTCGCCACCGCCCTGCGCGCGGCCCACGCCGCAGGCGCGAGCGCCAATCAGCTGGCCAGGCAGGTCTCCGGCACCCTCTCGCGCCCGGTCGTACTCAAACTGCTGGCCGATCCCGGCGCCTGACGGCATGGCACCAGCCCCGACCGCTGGCGGACGACCCCCCGTGTCGCTGCGGGATTAGGCCCGGGTAGCTCAGCGGGGAGGCAGCACAGCACTTTCACCACGACGAAGCTGCCGCGCGCGAACAGCCACCGACCTCGACCGTCGGCTCGCGGCGCGACGGTCGAGGTCCTCGGTGACAAGCTCGGTGCTCGGTGACGAGAGTTAGAACGCTGCCTCGTCCAGGTCCATGATGTCGTTGTCGAGCGCGGCGATGATCCCCTTCACCGCGGCCAGGTTGGGCAGCACGTTCTTGGCGAAGAAGCTTGCGACAGCGACCTTTCCGGTATAGAAGGCACGATCCTTCTCCGGCGCCTCGGCGGCCAGCGCGGCGGCGGCGATCTCCGCCTGCACCAGCAGTCGCCAGCCGATGAGCAGGTCGCCGACCGAGAGCAGGAAGCGCACCGAGCCGAGACCGATCTTGTAGAGCTCGGCGGGCGTCTGCTGCGCGGCCAGCAGGAAGCCGGTGAGTGCGGCCGCCATCGCCTGCACATCCGCCGCGGCGGTGCGCAGCAGCTCGCGCTCGACGTCGAACCGGCCGGTCTTCGCGTCCAGGTACGCCGTGATCTGGGCGTTGACATGACCGAGCGCGACGCCGCGGTCGCGGGCGATCTTGCGGAAGAAGAAGTCCTGCGCCTGGATGGCGGTGGTGCCCTCGTACAGCGAGTCGATCTTCGCGTCCCGGATGTACTGCTCGATCGGATAGTCCTGCAGATAGCCCGAACCACCCAGCGTTTGCAGCGACTCGGTCAGGTACTGATAGGCCCGCTCCGAACCGACGCCTTTCACGATCGGCAGCAGCAGATCGTCCACCCGGTGCGCCAGATCGGCGTCGGCGCCGGAAACAAGCTGCGCCACATCCGCGTTCTGGTGTGCGGCCGTGTACAGGTACACCGCGCGCAAACCCTCGGCGTATGCCTTCTGCATGGCCAGCGAGCGCCGCACGTCCGGGTGATGTGTGATGGTCACGCGCGGCGCGGCCTTGTCCGTCATCCGGGTCAGATCCGCGCCCTGGACCCGCTGCTTGGCGTAGTCGAGCGCGTTCAGGTAGCCGGTCGACAGGGTGCCCGCGGACTTGACGCCGACCATCATTCGCGCGTTCTCGATCACCTGGAACATCTGCGCGATGCCGTTGTGCACCTCGCCGACCAGCCAGCCTTTGGCGGGCAGGTCGCTGCCGCCGAAGGTCACCTCGCAGGTGGGCGAGGACTTCAGACCCATCTTGTGCTCGACTCCGGTGACGTACACGCCGTTGCGCTCGCCGAGTTCCAGCGTGTCATGGTCGAACAGGAACTTCGGCACGTAGAACAGCGACAGGCCCTTGGTGCCGGGTCCCGCTCCCTCGGGCCGGGCCAGCACCAGGTGGAAGACGTTCTCCGCGGTGTCGCCGACCTCGGCGCCGGAGATGAAGCGCTTGACGCCCTCGATGTGCCAGGAGCCGTCCTCCTGCCTGAT carries:
- a CDS encoding MFS transporter; amino-acid sequence: MAMPTLQPVAGTPTRGLSSRAHTGRTLPFFVLSALLATGQMYVPIPLFTAMQADWGVGSAVMTWIISAFAFGYAGGFVLFGPLSDRYGHRRVLVTGMLVAAAVTLLTGLAANAPLAVGLRVVQGLAVGSMPPAIMAYVATRLAPAHRAVAIMSVSTAFLAATVIAQIVSQAMVGAFPWRTVFIASAIVFAVLALVLRTMLLPDVPAGRGRPLRHSYAAIPAVLRIRPLLPLLAAGALSMAVMVGVYTASN
- a CDS encoding acyl-CoA dehydrogenase, whose translation is MGHYKANLRDIEFNLFEVLELDKLLDIGAYGDLDSDTVREILSEVKRLAEGPVADSFAAADREPVVYDATTFSISVPEPLRKTVTAVREADWSRLAMPEGMGGTSAPAVLVWAVGEMITCANPSASFFNMGPIMASVLYNVGTEQQKHWATLGFEKGWQGTMVLTEPDAGSDVGAGRTKAIRQEDGSWHIEGVKRFISGAEVGDTAENVFHLVLARPEGAGPGTKGLSLFYVPKFLFDHDTLELGERNGVYVTGVEHKMGLKSSPTCEVTFGGSDLPAKGWLVGEVHNGIAQMFQVIENARMMVGVKSAGTLSTGYLNALDYAKQRVQGADLTRMTDKAAPRVTITHHPDVRRSLAMQKAYAEGLRAVYLYTAAHQNADVAQLVSGADADLAHRVDDLLLPIVKGVGSERAYQYLTESLQTLGGSGYLQDYPIEQYIRDAKIDSLYEGTTAIQAQDFFFRKIARDRGVALGHVNAQITAYLDAKTGRFDVERELLRTAAADVQAMAAALTGFLLAAQQTPAELYKIGLGSVRFLLSVGDLLIGWRLLVQAEIAAAALAAEAPEKDRAFYTGKVAVASFFAKNVLPNLAAVKGIIAALDNDIMDLDEAAF
- a CDS encoding ATP-dependent DNA ligase, which encodes MLFSDVVLASETVRATRSRKTKIATLAGLLTSAAAQELAPVVAWVSGELPQGRIGTGWRTLAALDHPPAVVATLTVSAVHAALSDLAETSGPGSAARRRELLTALWSAATADEQGFLLRLLTGELRQGALTAVVAESVAIAAEVPPDLVRRAYMLSGQLPVTAAAALTGGAAALAEFRLEVGRPIQPMLASPGATLDEALLEFEGEVSIEHKLDGARIQVHRNGDQVRVFTRTLRDITGGVPELVDLVSGLDCTSVVLDGETLALTDAGRPRPFQETMSRFAEVSSTRELLLHPYFFDCLHLDGRDLLDAPLSERRAALTKVAGEHSIPALLRPDAEAAAEYFDGALAAGHEGVMIKSLTAPYAAGRRGRGWQKIKPTHTLDLVVLGAEWGYGRRTGYLSNLHLGARDPDTGDPVMVGKTFKGLTDALLHWQTAEFPRHERSRDQHTVYLWPRLVVEIALDGVQVSPRYPGGVALRFARVVRYRPDKEPAEADTIDTVRALLP
- the ramB gene encoding acetate metabolism transcriptional regulator RamB, translated to MAKTYVGARLRQLRTERGLSQVSLAQQLEISASYLNQIEHDVRPLTVPVLLKISDVFGVDATFFAAQDDTRLIAELQEVVMDQELGIGADAQEIADIVSAHPSMARALVNMHNRYRNTSAQLAAATEDRFADGAGSAAISKPHEEVRDYFYQRQNYIHELDTAAEDLTARIRFHGGDVNSEVARMLRAHDVRIIERIDLGEGVLHRYDPETRNLEIAPHLSGGQRTFKLAAELAYFECGELLEKLVEEGNFASEDARTLAMLGLANYFAAATVLPYTHFHEVAEDFRYDIERLSAFFTQSYETICHRLSTLQRPSLRGVPFSFVRVDRAGNMSKRQSATGFHFSSSGGTCPLWNVYETFAYPGKIMTQIAQMPDGRKYLWVARTVERRATRYGQPSKTFAIGLGCELRHAGRVIYADGIDLDEVQPTPIGAGCRVCERANCPQRAFPPLGKVLDISEHRSSVSPYVLK
- a CDS encoding TetR/AcrR family transcriptional regulator, which gives rise to MTATMKRSDATRQALLRAARDEFAQYGLAGARVDRIAEAAGVNKERIYGLFGSKDKLFDVILIETLREFITVVEPLADTEPGVYVGKLFDYHRNNPQLLRLMLWEALHRGADAHDIDGWRAQHYVRKSDRAQEQFDVDSTDAGRLLLALCGLANWSLAVPQTTRLLLGETAEDTDATRQFLMEFARAAMRRESAVGEYEARLPEVELVKDLTTDKGQSDVDRAAARLREAQSAAEAARDELATALRAAHAAGASANQLARQVSGTLSRPVVLKLLADPGA